In Kitasatospora gansuensis, a genomic segment contains:
- a CDS encoding arabinofuranosidase catalytic domain-containing protein, with the protein MAIVGALLTVATTPASAATVDTTAWYVLVNHNSGKALDVYNFSSADGANVVQWSRTNASNQQFQFVDSGGGYYRLKARHSGKMIDVSSWSTADGAAIHQWTDHGGTNQQFRLADSDSGYVRLINRNSNKAVEVQNAATNDGANVVQYTDWGGTNQQWQLVKVDGATGSGPCDIYSAGGTPCVAAHSTTRALYSSYNGDLYQVRRSDNTTRNIGVLTPGGVANAAAQDSFCANTTCVITAVFDQSGRGNDLWYQGSSVVPGSPQTRPAVATTESLTVGGSKAYSLYINPGTSYWRDGHLTGIPTGSEPEGMYMVTSGTHVNSGCCFDYGNSETTRKADGPGAMDAIYFGTSCWFGGCSGTGPWVQADLEWGLFPGGASTWNPNQQAFTSKFVTATLKNNGTTRFALKGSNAQAGSLNTLWDGALPNEPNVYSPMKKQGAIVLGSGGDCCSPEVGNINDSAGTFYEGAMVAGYPSDATENAVQANIAAAGYR; encoded by the coding sequence ATGGCGATCGTGGGCGCGTTGCTCACGGTGGCCACGACGCCGGCGTCGGCCGCCACCGTGGACACCACCGCGTGGTACGTACTGGTGAACCACAACAGTGGCAAGGCCCTTGACGTCTACAACTTCTCCAGCGCCGACGGTGCCAACGTCGTCCAGTGGAGCCGCACCAACGCCAGTAACCAGCAGTTCCAGTTCGTGGACTCCGGCGGCGGCTACTACCGGCTCAAGGCACGGCACTCGGGCAAGATGATCGACGTGTCCAGCTGGTCGACAGCCGACGGCGCCGCCATCCACCAGTGGACCGACCACGGCGGCACCAACCAGCAGTTCCGGCTCGCCGACTCCGACAGCGGCTACGTCCGACTGATCAACCGCAACAGCAACAAAGCGGTCGAGGTCCAGAACGCAGCCACCAACGACGGCGCCAACGTCGTGCAGTACACCGACTGGGGCGGCACCAACCAGCAGTGGCAACTCGTCAAGGTGGACGGGGCTACCGGCTCCGGCCCGTGCGACATCTACAGCGCAGGTGGTACGCCCTGCGTGGCGGCGCACAGCACAACGCGCGCCCTCTACAGCTCCTACAACGGAGACCTGTATCAGGTCAGGCGCTCCGACAACACAACCCGCAACATCGGCGTACTGACCCCTGGCGGCGTCGCCAACGCGGCGGCCCAGGACTCTTTCTGCGCAAACACCACGTGTGTCATCACGGCCGTGTTCGATCAGTCCGGGCGTGGCAACGACCTGTGGTACCAGGGTTCCAGCGTGGTCCCGGGCTCACCGCAGACCCGCCCAGCCGTAGCGACCACCGAATCGCTGACGGTCGGTGGCAGCAAGGCCTACTCGCTGTACATCAACCCCGGGACCAGCTACTGGCGTGACGGCCACCTGACGGGTATCCCGACGGGCAGCGAACCCGAGGGTATGTACATGGTCACCAGCGGCACGCATGTCAACAGCGGCTGCTGCTTCGACTACGGCAACAGCGAAACCACCCGCAAGGCCGACGGGCCAGGTGCCATGGACGCCATCTACTTCGGGACGAGCTGCTGGTTCGGCGGCTGCTCCGGAACCGGGCCCTGGGTGCAGGCCGACCTCGAATGGGGCCTGTTCCCGGGTGGTGCCAGCACGTGGAACCCGAACCAGCAGGCGTTCACCAGCAAGTTCGTCACGGCGACACTCAAGAACAACGGGACGACGCGATTCGCGCTCAAGGGCAGCAATGCCCAGGCCGGAAGCCTGAACACCCTGTGGGACGGCGCGCTTCCCAACGAGCCCAACGTATACAGCCCGATGAAGAAGCAAGGCGCCATCGTCCTGGGCAGTGGCGGCGACTGCTGCTCACCCGAGGTAGGCAATATCAACGACAGCGCGGGCACGTTCTACGAAGGTGCCATGGTCGCAGGCTACCCGTCGGATGCGACCGAAAATGCGGTCCAGGCGAACATCGCCGCCGCCGGCTACCGATGA
- a CDS encoding DNA polymerase Y family protein, with the protein MTNGNRVTVLHLRFHRATFETYRELFTVLHGVTPVVQALPPDSALLELAGAVRYFGQSPAQLADLLQTRLAARYGLLTTGGIGPNRMLATMAADTATPGTVQALSDDPAEQARFLRDRPVRALPGVGPTLERSLTKYGIEKVGDLADLPPATVQRIAGASTGRLIQNRAHGTDRRSVTPAGPPATITSSHRFDQDTLDHDQIRRALLAAATDLGTHLRAAGQLARTVELQVTYADRSTTTRSRTLREPTAHTPAIRDTLYATFAALGLQRARVRAVTARTGNLATATGAAVQLTFDRSTESHRTLEPVLDRAAGRFGPGAIAPAALGTYTRRG; encoded by the coding sequence ATGACCAATGGCAACAGGGTGACGGTCCTTCACCTGCGCTTCCACCGCGCCACGTTCGAGACCTACCGCGAGCTGTTCACCGTGCTCCACGGCGTCACTCCCGTGGTCCAGGCCCTGCCACCGGACAGCGCGCTCCTCGAACTGGCCGGTGCGGTGCGCTATTTCGGGCAGAGTCCCGCACAACTCGCCGATCTGCTCCAGACCCGCCTCGCCGCCCGTTACGGCCTGCTCACCACCGGCGGGATCGGCCCCAACCGCATGCTCGCCACCATGGCCGCAGACACCGCGACCCCCGGCACCGTGCAAGCACTGAGCGACGACCCCGCCGAGCAGGCCCGATTCCTGCGGGACCGCCCGGTCCGTGCCCTGCCCGGCGTCGGCCCGACGCTGGAGCGCTCCTTGACCAAGTACGGCATCGAGAAGGTCGGCGACCTGGCCGATCTGCCGCCCGCCACCGTGCAGCGCATCGCCGGGGCCTCCACCGGCCGCCTGATCCAGAACCGCGCCCACGGCACCGACCGGCGCTCCGTCACCCCGGCCGGACCACCCGCCACCATCACCAGCAGCCACCGCTTCGACCAGGACACCCTCGACCACGACCAGATCCGCCGTGCCCTGCTCGCCGCCGCCACCGACCTCGGCACCCACCTGCGCGCAGCCGGGCAACTCGCCCGCACGGTCGAGCTCCAGGTCACCTACGCCGACCGCTCCACCACCACCCGGTCGCGCACCCTGCGCGAACCCACCGCCCACACTCCGGCAATCCGGGACACGCTGTACGCCACCTTCGCAGCCCTCGGCCTGCAACGGGCCCGGGTCCGGGCCGTCACCGCCAGGACCGGAAACCTCGCCACCGCCACTGGCGCCGCTGTCCAACTCACCTTCGACCGGTCCACCGAGAGCCACCGCACACTGGAACCCGTCCTCGACCGCGCTGCCGGACGCTTCGGCCCCGGCGCGATAGCGCCGGCAGCCCTTGGTACATACACCCGGCGCGGATAG
- a CDS encoding DNA polymerase III subunit alpha translates to MFAHLHVASGYSVRYGAALPGRLVERAAEQGLRELALTDRDTVAGVVRFAQACAKAGIRPLFGADLAVPLLSQAHPIPSKIRTPARGGAFVADSAPRVTLLARDGTGWANLCALITAAWAARQQAGGGQPIVPWPAIQQHAEGLTLLLGPSSEPARALTAGRPDQAAELLAPWREVFGQNLRLEAVHHRRSGTGPGSLRLAARTVGLAADLDLLVVLTNAVRYATADQAPVADVLDSARLLTPIRPGRTCNGERSLKSAAEMAGLAEEVARAAGQEHGGAAHLLATTARTASECRLDPHSDLGIGRVHFPEEHVIGLAPGTSAQTLRERCEASMIRHGYDRSAAMRARLDEELRVLNTLGWPSYALTVAQVVDDVREMGIRVQARGSGAGSLVVHLLGISFANPLEHELLMERFINLRRHSLPDIDIDVESARRLDVYRRIMDRFGTERVCTLSMPETYRVRHAIRDAGLALGLPPDEVGNLAKAFPHITARSARTAMRELPELRQVAAHADRYGRLWDLVEGLDALPRGTAMHPCGVILSDATLLQRTPVVPTATEGFPATVFDKEDVEGDGLGLLKLDVLGVRMQSSMAYAVREIERTTGRRIDLDDRAQVPLDDPAAYALLREGESLGVFQLESPGQKDLLGRLQPETFADLVAEISLFRPGPVQADMIRPFLLGRHGKKPVTYPHPDLEPWLRSTYGVVIYNEQVAGLFATMTRTDLAMGEEARRALAQPERLPKLQAWYRQRAAEAGYRAEAIDSVWRMLENMGSYGFAKAHATAFALPTLQSAWLKAHYAAPFYAGLLEHDPGMYPKRLVLADARRRGVPILPLDIQYSATDYRTEQLPDGRLGLRISLADVHGITDDQASRIEAGQPYTDLADFWSRAQPSHPVADRLARVGAFATLAPGTGRRDLLLQIDELHRHRRAATGPGQLTLTQATAPDASSSSLPVMTPSQELEAELEVIGMDASRHLMEPLHPLLAELGAIPSHRLRDQPTGETVLVAGAKVAIQTPPMRSGRRTIFVSLDDGSPGGQIDLTYFDDTHQQAAHPLFHHFLLLARGTVSRREKSVTIIGTHAWNLQEIADTHRTGGTAAVRTLLATHPGPDHANDADGGGRPVRSGGAGRLWHASQGSAG, encoded by the coding sequence GTGTTCGCCCACCTGCATGTCGCCTCCGGTTACTCGGTGCGCTACGGCGCCGCACTGCCCGGTCGGCTGGTCGAGCGGGCTGCCGAGCAGGGCCTGCGGGAGTTGGCGCTGACCGACCGGGACACGGTGGCCGGTGTGGTCCGCTTCGCACAGGCCTGCGCGAAGGCCGGGATCCGGCCGCTGTTCGGCGCGGACCTCGCGGTCCCGCTGCTGAGCCAGGCCCACCCGATACCGTCGAAAATCCGTACCCCGGCCCGGGGCGGCGCGTTCGTCGCCGACTCCGCACCCCGGGTCACCCTGCTGGCCCGCGACGGCACCGGCTGGGCGAACCTGTGCGCGCTGATCACCGCCGCCTGGGCCGCCCGGCAGCAGGCCGGCGGCGGACAACCGATCGTCCCCTGGCCCGCGATCCAACAGCATGCCGAGGGCCTGACCCTGCTGCTGGGCCCGTCATCCGAACCGGCGCGGGCGCTCACCGCCGGCCGTCCGGACCAGGCCGCCGAACTGCTGGCGCCGTGGCGCGAGGTGTTCGGGCAGAACCTGCGACTGGAGGCCGTGCACCACCGCCGCAGCGGCACCGGACCGGGCTCGCTCCGGCTGGCCGCCCGCACCGTCGGTCTTGCCGCCGACCTCGACCTGCTCGTCGTCCTGACCAACGCCGTGCGCTACGCCACCGCCGACCAGGCACCGGTCGCCGACGTGCTGGACTCGGCCCGGCTGCTCACCCCGATCCGGCCCGGCCGCACCTGCAACGGTGAGCGGTCGCTGAAGAGCGCCGCCGAGATGGCCGGCCTCGCCGAGGAGGTCGCCCGCGCGGCCGGCCAGGAACACGGCGGGGCCGCGCACCTGCTGGCGACCACCGCCCGCACCGCCTCCGAGTGCCGCCTCGACCCGCACTCCGATCTCGGGATCGGCCGGGTGCACTTCCCAGAGGAGCATGTCATCGGCCTGGCCCCCGGTACGTCCGCCCAGACGTTGCGCGAGCGGTGCGAGGCGTCGATGATCCGCCACGGCTACGACCGCTCCGCGGCCATGCGGGCCCGCCTCGACGAGGAGCTCCGGGTGCTGAACACGCTCGGTTGGCCCTCCTACGCCCTGACGGTTGCCCAAGTCGTAGACGACGTACGGGAGATGGGCATCCGCGTGCAGGCCCGGGGTTCCGGCGCGGGCTCCCTCGTGGTGCACCTGCTCGGCATCTCCTTCGCGAACCCGCTGGAGCACGAGCTGCTGATGGAACGGTTCATCAACCTGCGCCGCCACTCGCTGCCGGACATCGACATCGACGTGGAGTCCGCCCGCCGCCTGGACGTCTACCGCCGCATCATGGACCGGTTCGGCACCGAGCGGGTCTGCACCCTGAGCATGCCGGAGACGTACCGGGTCCGGCACGCGATCCGCGACGCCGGCCTCGCCCTCGGCCTGCCCCCCGACGAGGTCGGCAACCTCGCCAAGGCCTTCCCCCACATCACCGCCCGCTCGGCCCGCACCGCCATGCGCGAACTCCCCGAACTGCGCCAGGTCGCCGCCCACGCCGACCGGTACGGACGCCTGTGGGACCTGGTCGAGGGCCTGGACGCACTGCCGAGGGGTACCGCGATGCACCCGTGCGGCGTCATCCTCTCCGACGCCACCCTGCTGCAACGCACCCCCGTCGTCCCCACCGCCACCGAAGGCTTCCCCGCCACCGTCTTCGACAAGGAGGACGTCGAAGGCGACGGCCTCGGACTCCTGAAACTCGACGTCCTGGGCGTACGGATGCAGAGCTCGATGGCGTACGCGGTCCGCGAGATCGAACGCACCACCGGCCGGCGGATCGACCTGGACGACCGAGCCCAGGTGCCACTGGACGACCCGGCTGCCTACGCGCTGCTGCGCGAAGGCGAATCGCTGGGCGTCTTCCAGCTGGAGTCCCCCGGCCAGAAGGACCTGCTCGGCCGCCTGCAACCGGAGACCTTCGCCGACCTGGTCGCCGAGATCTCGCTCTTCCGGCCGGGCCCGGTCCAGGCCGACATGATCCGCCCGTTCCTCCTCGGCCGGCACGGCAAGAAGCCCGTCACCTACCCCCACCCCGACCTGGAACCGTGGCTGCGCTCCACCTACGGCGTCGTCATCTACAACGAGCAGGTGGCCGGCCTGTTCGCCACCATGACCCGCACCGACCTGGCCATGGGCGAGGAAGCCCGGCGTGCCCTGGCCCAGCCCGAACGGCTGCCGAAGCTCCAGGCCTGGTACCGACAGCGCGCGGCCGAAGCCGGCTACCGGGCAGAGGCGATCGACTCGGTCTGGCGAATGCTGGAGAACATGGGCTCCTACGGCTTCGCGAAGGCGCACGCGACCGCGTTCGCCCTGCCCACCCTGCAGTCCGCCTGGCTGAAAGCCCACTACGCGGCACCGTTCTACGCCGGCCTGTTGGAACACGACCCCGGGATGTATCCGAAGCGGCTGGTACTGGCCGACGCCCGCCGCCGCGGCGTCCCGATCCTGCCGCTGGACATCCAGTACTCCGCCACCGACTACCGCACCGAACAGCTCCCGGACGGCCGCCTCGGCCTCCGGATCTCGCTGGCCGACGTCCACGGCATCACCGACGACCAGGCATCCCGGATCGAAGCCGGCCAGCCCTATACGGACCTCGCCGACTTCTGGTCCCGCGCCCAGCCCTCCCACCCGGTCGCCGACCGCCTCGCCCGGGTCGGTGCCTTCGCCACCCTCGCCCCCGGTACCGGGCGCCGCGACCTGCTCCTGCAGATCGACGAACTCCACCGCCACCGCCGCGCCGCCACCGGACCGGGCCAGCTCACGCTCACCCAGGCCACCGCCCCGGACGCCTCCTCCAGCAGTCTGCCCGTCATGACACCGAGTCAGGAGCTGGAGGCCGAACTGGAAGTCATCGGCATGGACGCCTCCCGGCACCTCATGGAGCCACTGCACCCGCTGCTGGCCGAACTCGGTGCCATCCCCTCTCATCGGCTGAGAGACCAACCGACCGGCGAGACCGTGCTGGTCGCGGGCGCGAAAGTCGCCATCCAGACTCCACCGATGCGCTCCGGCCGCCGCACCATCTTCGTGTCGCTGGACGACGGCAGCCCCGGCGGCCAGATCGACCTCACCTACTTCGACGACACCCACCAACAGGCCGCCCACCCGCTGTTCCACCACTTCCTGCTGCTCGCGCGCGGAACCGTCTCCCGCCGGGAGAAGTCCGTCACCATCATCGGCACCCACGCCTGGAACCTCCAGGAGATCGCCGACACCCACAGAACCGGCGGTACCGCCGCCGTCCGTACCCTCCTCGCCACCCACCCCGGCCCCGATCACGCCAATGACGCCGACGGCGGTGGCCGCCCCGTCCGGTCCGGCGGCGCCGGACGACTGTGGCACGCCAGCCAGGGGAGCGCCGGATGA
- the aspT gene encoding aspartate-alanine antiporter has product MSLLRENAVLALFTCLALGYLVGKLKVGPIQLGGICGTLIVSMLIGAQHVGVNADVKNVAFALFIFSLGYLAGPQFFANLNAKGLRFGVLSVMEAVVVILMAYGIAKMGGLDVGTAAGILAGSATESAVVGTAQEAIGKLPGITADQSSELQAHVATAYSVCYLFGLISIVLLTSQFFPMLMRINLAEASRELWDKMRGAGGGLEAGETAALPGLVGRTYLVSQGEGSSLQQLEEAVRQDASIEGVKRGQQVLKVEPGLKLQRGDRVLVVGLRDAVRETGHELGPETSGVPGLDSPLTVRQVVITDRKVAGQTVTQLRERETAATEGIYLTGVQRVDQDIPAVGETELHQGDTLTVVGTRSKVERFTKAVGAKVRTDSADWIYIGLGICLGVLLGMITIHAGDANLSLGTGGGCLISGLVFGWLRAQRPTFGAYPPVAAQTMKDLGLSIFIAVTGMAAGPDAGPLLKQYPLLLPLSGIAMVLVPAFLGLFIGRKLLKIEKPILIGAIAGQQCSTPAITAVSNVAQSSVPMLGYTITYTISNFLLPLTGPIFVGLIGLKT; this is encoded by the coding sequence ATGAGTCTGCTGCGCGAGAACGCGGTGCTGGCCCTGTTCACCTGTCTGGCACTCGGCTACCTGGTGGGGAAGCTCAAGGTCGGGCCGATCCAGCTCGGCGGTATCTGCGGAACGCTGATCGTCTCGATGCTGATCGGTGCGCAGCACGTCGGGGTGAACGCGGACGTCAAGAACGTGGCGTTCGCGCTCTTCATCTTCTCGCTCGGCTACCTGGCCGGGCCGCAGTTCTTCGCCAACCTGAACGCCAAGGGCCTGCGCTTCGGGGTGCTCTCGGTGATGGAGGCCGTGGTCGTCATCCTGATGGCCTACGGCATCGCCAAGATGGGCGGGCTCGACGTCGGTACGGCGGCCGGCATCCTGGCAGGTTCGGCCACCGAGTCGGCGGTGGTCGGCACCGCGCAGGAGGCGATCGGCAAGCTGCCGGGGATCACCGCGGACCAGTCCTCCGAACTGCAGGCGCACGTCGCCACCGCGTACTCGGTCTGCTACCTGTTCGGCCTGATCAGCATCGTCCTGCTGACCAGTCAGTTCTTCCCGATGCTGATGCGGATCAACCTGGCCGAGGCCTCCCGCGAGCTGTGGGACAAGATGCGCGGCGCCGGCGGCGGGCTGGAGGCCGGGGAGACGGCCGCGCTGCCCGGCCTGGTGGGCCGGACCTACCTGGTCTCGCAGGGTGAAGGGTCCAGCCTGCAACAGCTGGAGGAGGCGGTCCGGCAGGACGCCTCGATCGAGGGGGTCAAGCGCGGGCAGCAGGTGCTCAAGGTCGAGCCGGGACTGAAGCTCCAGCGGGGTGACCGGGTGCTGGTGGTCGGGCTGCGGGACGCGGTCCGGGAGACCGGGCACGAGCTCGGTCCGGAGACCTCCGGGGTGCCGGGGCTGGACAGCCCGCTGACGGTGCGCCAGGTGGTGATCACCGACAGGAAGGTGGCCGGACAGACCGTCACCCAGCTGCGCGAGCGGGAGACCGCCGCCACCGAGGGCATCTACCTGACCGGCGTCCAGCGGGTCGACCAGGACATCCCGGCGGTCGGCGAGACCGAGCTGCACCAGGGCGACACGCTGACCGTGGTCGGCACCCGCTCCAAGGTCGAGCGGTTCACCAAGGCGGTCGGCGCCAAGGTGCGCACCGACAGCGCCGACTGGATCTACATCGGCCTGGGCATCTGCCTGGGCGTGCTGCTCGGCATGATCACCATCCACGCCGGGGACGCCAATCTCTCGCTCGGCACCGGCGGCGGCTGCCTGATCTCGGGCCTGGTGTTCGGCTGGCTGCGCGCCCAGCGCCCGACCTTCGGCGCGTACCCGCCGGTGGCCGCGCAGACCATGAAGGACCTCGGCCTGTCCATCTTCATCGCCGTCACCGGCATGGCGGCGGGCCCGGACGCCGGTCCGCTGCTCAAGCAGTACCCGCTGCTGCTGCCGCTGTCGGGGATCGCGATGGTGCTGGTACCGGCCTTCCTCGGGCTGTTCATCGGGCGCAAGCTGCTGAAGATCGAGAAGCCGATCCTGATCGGCGCCATCGCGGGCCAGCAGTGCTCGACCCCCGCCATCACCGCGGTCAGCAACGTCGCCCAGAGCAGCGTGCCGATGCTCGGCTACACGATCACGTACACGATCTCGAACTTCCTGCTCCCGCTGACCGGGCCGATCTTCGTCGGCCTGATCGGGCTCAAGACCTGA
- a CDS encoding NAD(P)/FAD-dependent oxidoreductase, which yields MGGETISGRGTAVVIGGGLAGTLAAWALRDAAERVVVVERDRYPEQPDFRAGLPQGRHAHLLLAAGHQVLEELMPGSRAELQAAGAVSVPLASDLRWLSSAGWMAEHRSELVFLSCTRPVLDHVVLDRVRRDSSVEFLEGTEVVGLLGSAGRVTGVRIRERGTDGEVRELPAELVVDASGRSTSVAGWLAALGVPAVPEERVDAGVAYSSRIFQRPTGVEFRHQALYIQTKAPDDPYLAVLLPVEGDRWIVSVGGMRGAEPGPGEEGFRKQLDLLRDPTLRELLAEAEPVGEVRGFRPGPGVRRRYERRSPEGLIALGDAACTFNPVYGQGITVAAMSARALGVAVSRHGGIGPAAAGAARQAIAKVTKDPWVMSSTEDVRFAATAGGPSGALIRFQHRYLDRVLARATVDAHVCDRFQHVMSLVTPPTSLFHPSVLGPVLRGPR from the coding sequence ATGGGTGGCGAAACGATCTCGGGTCGGGGCACAGCAGTGGTGATCGGGGGCGGGCTGGCCGGGACACTGGCGGCCTGGGCCCTGCGGGACGCGGCCGAGCGGGTGGTGGTGGTCGAACGGGACCGCTACCCCGAGCAGCCGGACTTCCGGGCCGGGCTGCCGCAGGGGCGGCACGCCCACCTGCTGCTGGCGGCCGGGCACCAGGTGCTGGAGGAGCTGATGCCGGGCTCCCGGGCGGAGCTGCAGGCGGCCGGGGCGGTCAGCGTGCCGCTGGCCAGCGACCTGCGCTGGCTCAGCTCGGCGGGCTGGATGGCCGAGCACCGCAGTGAACTGGTCTTCCTCTCCTGCACCAGGCCGGTGCTGGACCACGTGGTGCTCGACCGGGTCCGCCGGGACTCCTCGGTGGAGTTCCTGGAGGGCACCGAGGTGGTCGGACTGCTCGGCAGCGCCGGGCGGGTGACGGGTGTTCGGATCCGCGAGCGCGGCACCGACGGGGAGGTCCGCGAGCTGCCGGCCGAGCTGGTGGTGGACGCCTCCGGCCGGTCCACCTCGGTCGCGGGGTGGCTGGCCGCGCTGGGCGTCCCGGCCGTCCCGGAGGAGCGTGTCGATGCCGGGGTCGCGTACTCCAGCCGGATCTTCCAGCGGCCGACCGGGGTGGAGTTCCGCCACCAGGCGCTGTACATCCAGACCAAGGCGCCCGACGACCCGTACCTCGCCGTGCTGCTCCCGGTCGAGGGCGACCGCTGGATCGTCAGCGTCGGCGGCATGCGCGGCGCCGAGCCCGGGCCGGGCGAGGAGGGCTTCCGCAAGCAGCTCGACCTGCTGCGCGACCCGACCCTGCGCGAGCTGCTCGCCGAGGCCGAACCGGTCGGCGAGGTCCGCGGCTTCCGCCCCGGCCCCGGGGTGCGCCGCCGCTACGAACGCCGTTCCCCGGAGGGGCTGATCGCGCTCGGCGATGCCGCCTGCACCTTCAACCCGGTGTACGGCCAGGGCATCACGGTCGCCGCGATGAGCGCCCGCGCGCTGGGCGTCGCCGTGTCCCGGCACGGGGGCATCGGTCCGGCCGCGGCGGGTGCCGCTCGGCAGGCGATCGCCAAGGTCACCAAGGACCCGTGGGTGATGTCCTCCACCGAGGACGTCCGGTTCGCCGCCACCGCCGGTGGTCCGTCCGGTGCGCTGATCCGCTTCCAGCACCGCTACCTGGACCGGGTGCTGGCCCGGGCCACCGTGGACGCGCACGTCTGCGACCGGTTCCAGCACGTGATGTCGCTGGTCACGCCGCCGACCTCGCTGTTCCACCCGTCGGTGCTCGGCCCGGTGCTGCGCGGGCCGCGCTGA
- a CDS encoding MFS transporter — protein MKQLLPAVLREERQFAQLFAGQALSLLGDRVAMVALPFAVLSVGGSAADVGLVGAAGLLPTLLFTLVGGVWADRFRRHRIMLISDLVRFAAQGAVAVLLITGVAEVPHLVVLMAVFGTADAFFMPAATGLLPLVVSPERLREANALRGLVLSSGMVVGPAVAGALVWLAGPGGALALDAVSFAVSAAFLLRLRPRPAVDEVSGGSFLEELRDGWRHVRSRTWVWSGMAAMSVYHVVVLPSIFVLGPVLSEQEWGGAAGWSAVTAAFGIGSVAGDLWAYRLRPARPLALAAAALAVASCQALIIGAAPSLAVVAVLEAVTGVAVSLFFVLWETSLQTHIPEQALSRVSSYDNLLSAGLMPLGLLVAGPVAAAVGLRPTLYAMTAIGVPAALLWLCVPAVRRLPDRAEAAAPAEPAEPAGATEVAPA, from the coding sequence GTGAAACAGCTGCTTCCCGCCGTGCTCCGGGAGGAGCGGCAGTTCGCCCAGCTGTTCGCCGGGCAGGCGCTCTCGCTGCTGGGCGACCGGGTGGCGATGGTGGCCTTGCCCTTCGCGGTGCTGTCGGTGGGCGGATCGGCCGCCGACGTCGGCCTGGTCGGCGCGGCGGGGCTGCTGCCGACGCTGCTGTTCACCCTGGTCGGCGGGGTGTGGGCGGACCGCTTCCGGCGGCACCGGATCATGCTGATCTCCGACCTGGTGCGGTTCGCCGCCCAGGGCGCGGTGGCCGTCCTGCTGATCACCGGGGTGGCCGAAGTGCCGCACCTGGTGGTGCTGATGGCGGTCTTCGGCACGGCCGATGCCTTCTTCATGCCCGCCGCCACCGGCCTGCTGCCGCTGGTGGTGTCGCCCGAGCGGCTGCGCGAGGCGAACGCGCTGCGCGGTCTGGTGCTGTCCTCCGGGATGGTGGTCGGCCCGGCGGTGGCGGGAGCGCTGGTCTGGCTGGCCGGTCCCGGCGGGGCGCTCGCGCTGGACGCGGTCAGCTTCGCGGTGAGCGCCGCGTTCCTGCTCCGGCTGCGGCCCCGCCCGGCGGTTGACGAGGTGTCGGGCGGCAGCTTCCTCGAGGAGCTGCGCGACGGCTGGCGGCACGTCAGGTCCCGTACCTGGGTCTGGTCCGGCATGGCGGCGATGAGCGTCTACCACGTGGTGGTGCTGCCCTCGATCTTCGTGCTCGGGCCGGTGCTCTCCGAGCAGGAGTGGGGCGGCGCGGCGGGCTGGTCGGCGGTGACGGCCGCGTTCGGGATCGGCTCGGTGGCCGGCGACCTCTGGGCCTACCGGCTGCGCCCGGCCCGCCCGCTGGCGCTCGCCGCCGCCGCGCTCGCGGTGGCCTCCTGCCAGGCGCTGATCATCGGTGCCGCGCCCTCGCTCGCCGTGGTCGCCGTGCTGGAGGCCGTCACCGGCGTGGCGGTCTCGCTGTTCTTCGTCCTGTGGGAGACCAGCCTGCAGACCCACATCCCCGAGCAGGCCCTCTCCCGGGTCAGCTCCTACGACAACCTGCTCTCGGCCGGCCTGATGCCGCTCGGCCTGCTGGTGGCCGGGCCGGTCGCGGCCGCGGTCGGACTGCGCCCCACCCTGTACGCGATGACCGCGATCGGTGTCCCGGCCGCGCTGCTGTGGCTCTGCGTCCCGGCCGTCCGCCGGCTGCCCGACCGCGCCGAAGCAGCCGCCCCGGCCGAACCGGCCGAACCGGCCGGGGCAACCGAGGTGGCCCCGGCCTGA